A genomic window from Bubalus bubalis isolate 160015118507 breed Murrah chromosome 13, NDDB_SH_1, whole genome shotgun sequence includes:
- the LOC102400905 gene encoding G-protein coupled receptor 183, which yields MDIKMDNFTTPSAASLESDCDLYAHRHTARILMPLHYSIVFIIGLVGNLLALIVIIQNRKKINSTTLYSTNLVISDILFTTALPTRIAYYALGFDWRIGDALCRITALVFYINTYAGVNFMTCLSIDRFFAVVHPLRYNKIKRIEHAKCICIFVWILVFGQTLPLLINPMSKQEAERTTCMEYPNFEETKSLPWILLGACFIGYVLPLVIILICYSQICCKLFKTAKQNPLTEKSGVNKKALNTIIFIIVVFVVCFTPYHVAIIQHMIKKLRLPGLLECSQRHSFQISLHFTVCLMNFNCCMDPFIYFFACKGYKRKVMKMLKRQVSVSISSAVRSAPEENSREMTETQMMIHSKSLNGK from the coding sequence ATGGATATAAAAATGGACAATTTTACGACACCCTCTGCAGCTTCTCTGGAAAGCGACTGTGATCTCTATGCCCACCGCCACACAGCCAGGATCCTCATGCCACTGCATTACAGCATCGTCTTCATAATTGGGCTTGTGGGAAACTTACTGGCCTTGATTGTCATTattcaaaacaggaaaaaaatcaactctACCACTCTCTATTCAACCAACTTGGTGATTTCGGATATACTTTTTACCACGGCTCTGCCTACACGGATAGCCTACTATGCGCTGGGCTTTGACTGGAGAATCGGCGATGCCCTGTGTAGGATAACCGCTCTTGTGTTTTACATCAACACATACGCAGGTGTGAACTTCATGACCTGCCTGAGCATTGACCGGTTCTTTGCTGTGGTGCACCCCCTGCGGTACAATAAGATAAAAAGAATTGAACACGCAAAATGCATCTGCATATTTGTCTGGATTCTGGTATTTGGTCAAACACTCCCACTACTCATAAACCCTATGTCAAAACAGGAGGCTGAAAGGACTACATGCATGGAATATCCAAACTTTGAGGAAACCAAATCCCTCCCCTGGATTCTGCTTGGTGCCTGTTTCATAGGATACGTACTTCCGCTTGTCATTATTCTTATCTGCTATTCTCAAATCTGTTGCAAGCTCTTTAAAACTGCCAAACAGAACCCGCTAACTGAGAAATCTGGGGTCAACAAAAAGGCTCTcaacacaattatttttataattgttgtGTTTGTTGTATGTTTCACACCTTATCATGTTGCAATTATTCAACACATGATCAAGAAGCTTCGTCTTCCTGGTCTCCTGGAATGTAGCCAAAGACATTCATTCCAGATATCTCTGCACTTTACAGTATGTCTGATGAACTTCAACTGCTGCATGGacccttttatatatttttttgcatgtaAAGGGTACAAGAGAAAGGTCATGAAGATGTTGAAACGTCAAGTCAGTGTATCAATTTCCAGTGCTGTGAGGTCAGCCCCTGAAGAAAACTCACGTGAAATGACAGAAACTCAAATGATGATACATTCCAAGTCtttaaatggaaagtaa